A part of Fibrobacter sp. genomic DNA contains:
- a CDS encoding M6 family metalloprotease domain-containing protein: protein MGCLKNWVFGGLVFALCGTSFADIVYQGKRVQAWPDEAITKFDNSRGAWKNSGTTSVMFAPPMEKSHYSSPKGKIYGLTLLVDFSDQTAPVTKEEISDWLNKEGFNRDGCNGSVRDYYLDVSNGQLDFTNEVFGWYRAKYPKSYYEGLEGYSGSDVLVKEIFEYFDSLVDYSRYDNDKDGITEAINIVYAGPGLTWGQGLWPHAGWSNETRDGVKLQKHQMTDMPGKFSIYVFIHENGHMVFGWPDLYWYGDYCTMGNRANDLNPIAINDFYRADQGWIPFVDVTAEDIGKVSTTAGEQCYRFKNPARPDKEGLVWSYVKNDGRNKSLKGSGILMQHYDFSIEGNSAANKLGLRIVHADSKGKNSDPENDQWPSPGSRAGAFFSGSYNVFSDAMYPAIRWYSGAETGLKFTDVSVSGNSLSFCLGGDCTDYNAEPFVETEITLATELPISDSYAPVTVDLQGAKVAEALGIAQNEIATKTSFYAVEPDGYLNSETTGEGTGHWFDTKGAVAQWNTNGPSIVFSNVNLNTMTTKVGHMPNLVKPGDTFTIKQAVVYKNKQVTFTITIKIPVEETGSDSGENSGKDSTVVSDSSTTAIAQLRQIPLDLSATAIQYFDMNGNALKASPKQAGVYLMREMKNGKAIRQSVIRVK, encoded by the coding sequence ATGGGATGTTTGAAGAATTGGGTATTTGGCGGATTAGTGTTCGCTCTTTGCGGCACGTCCTTTGCAGACATAGTCTATCAGGGAAAGCGAGTTCAGGCTTGGCCCGACGAAGCCATCACAAAGTTCGACAACTCGCGAGGCGCCTGGAAAAATTCAGGGACGACAAGCGTGATGTTTGCTCCACCAATGGAAAAAAGCCACTACTCCTCCCCCAAGGGGAAAATCTACGGTCTCACCCTGCTGGTAGACTTTTCAGATCAAACAGCACCTGTCACCAAGGAAGAAATTTCCGACTGGCTGAACAAGGAAGGTTTCAATCGTGACGGTTGTAACGGTTCGGTCCGTGATTACTATCTGGATGTCTCCAATGGCCAACTGGATTTTACCAACGAAGTCTTCGGCTGGTACCGAGCCAAGTATCCAAAGTCTTATTACGAAGGGCTGGAAGGTTATTCCGGTTCCGATGTTTTGGTCAAAGAAATTTTTGAATACTTCGATTCCCTGGTGGATTACTCCCGCTACGACAACGACAAAGACGGCATTACTGAAGCCATCAATATCGTGTACGCGGGTCCCGGTCTAACATGGGGGCAGGGACTTTGGCCTCACGCCGGCTGGTCCAATGAAACTCGCGATGGAGTCAAACTTCAGAAGCACCAGATGACGGACATGCCGGGCAAATTTTCCATCTATGTTTTCATTCATGAAAATGGACACATGGTTTTTGGTTGGCCCGACCTTTACTGGTACGGCGACTACTGCACCATGGGAAACCGCGCAAACGACTTGAATCCGATTGCAATCAACGATTTCTACCGCGCAGACCAAGGCTGGATTCCCTTTGTAGATGTAACAGCAGAAGACATCGGCAAGGTTTCTACAACTGCAGGGGAACAATGTTACCGCTTCAAGAACCCCGCCCGCCCCGACAAGGAAGGCTTAGTCTGGTCCTACGTGAAAAACGATGGACGAAACAAATCGCTGAAAGGCAGCGGCATTCTGATGCAGCATTACGACTTCTCCATCGAAGGGAATTCTGCGGCAAATAAACTAGGACTGCGAATTGTACACGCAGATTCCAAGGGTAAGAACAGCGATCCCGAAAACGACCAGTGGCCCTCACCAGGAAGCCGTGCGGGAGCATTCTTCAGCGGGAGTTATAACGTATTTTCTGACGCGATGTATCCGGCAATCCGCTGGTACAGCGGCGCAGAAACTGGGCTGAAATTCACGGACGTCAGTGTTAGCGGAAACAGCCTCAGTTTCTGCCTCGGTGGCGATTGCACCGATTACAATGCAGAACCTTTCGTAGAAACCGAAATTACCCTCGCCACCGAATTGCCCATCAGCGACAGCTACGCCCCTGTGACCGTCGATTTGCAGGGAGCAAAGGTCGCCGAAGCACTCGGTATCGCACAAAACGAAATTGCAACCAAGACTAGTTTCTACGCCGTTGAACCCGATGGTTACCTGAACAGCGAAACCACCGGCGAAGGCACCGGCCACTGGTTTGATACCAAGGGCGCCGTTGCCCAGTGGAATACAAACGGCCCCAGTATCGTATTCTCCAACGTGAATCTCAACACCATGACTACCAAGGTGGGGCACATGCCTAACCTGGTAAAGCCGGGTGACACCTTCACCATCAAGCAGGCTGTTGTCTACAAAAACAAACAGGTGACATTCACAATTACCATAAAAATTCCCGTCGAAGAAACCGGCAGCGATTCTGGCGAAAATTCTGGCAAGGATTCCACGGTTGTTTCAGACTCCAGCACCACGGCCATCGCCCAGCTGCGTCAAATTCCCCTGGACTTGTCCGCAACCGCAATCCAGTACTTCGACATGAACGGAAACGCCCTAAAGGCTTCCCCCAAGCAGGCAGGCGTCTACCTAATGCGTGAAATGAAAAACGGAAAGGCAATCCGCCAATCCGTTATTCGAGTCAAGTAG
- a CDS encoding glycoside hydrolase family 3 C-terminal domain-containing protein has translation MKKKRLLSAAVTLFLASMANAAVQGSVFNESGAPIKDAVVSIKTLPNLLPDARTLSNAKGKFTIKDKVADPQVLIVRKTGFLPETLSVAAVVDPKNPAKIILKRDPIEDQIDSLMSGMTIDDMIAQMTQAMVPNVKCGNSICGSALQGGGAYAAEFYKNAWAQKIPVSYGKDNVHGVADVINATVYPHNIGLGATRDSALVRRIGKAVAEEMWAAHIDYNFAPALSVPQDERWGRTYEGFGEKPELAIDLGSAFLRGMQGDHFDAEWRVVGTIKHFIGDGGTDKGWDRGDVKVNDKKIRELHLPPYVAAVEQGAQSVMASFNTIRGVHQHVDSLRLTGWLKTELGFDGFVIADWEGIQHSTTPGNAGDYSGKKTNISSEEAVRRAINAGIDLAMVPSSAEAFMESLKTLVEKKKVSEERVKDATRRILRVKIRAGRFENSMGPAKYVGVAENIGSAAHRSLAREAVQKSLVLLKNESVLPLSKAAPVFVTGSHADNTGLQCGAWTLGWQGTRGEVPGATSIQGGIDQVAVGARTENLDSAGTVIFVIGETPYAEWFGDFREKDFDNKLFTTERSHMTHFENTKAYEEQMKAWKDAGKKVVLVLVSGRPLPITNLINLSDAFVAAWLPGSEGAGVADVLFGNVMPSGKLPHTWPKNAKQIPINDGDGKKGLYPYGFGLSY, from the coding sequence ATGAAGAAAAAACGTCTCCTTTCCGCTGCTGTTACTTTGTTTTTGGCCTCTATGGCCAACGCTGCTGTTCAGGGTTCTGTATTTAATGAATCTGGCGCACCCATTAAGGATGCTGTGGTTAGCATTAAGACCTTGCCGAACCTTTTACCCGATGCTCGAACCCTTTCCAATGCTAAGGGTAAGTTCACTATCAAGGACAAGGTTGCCGATCCTCAGGTTTTGATTGTCCGCAAGACCGGTTTCTTGCCGGAAACTTTGTCTGTGGCCGCTGTCGTCGATCCCAAGAACCCGGCCAAGATTATTTTGAAGCGCGATCCCATCGAAGACCAGATTGACTCTTTGATGTCTGGCATGACCATCGATGACATGATTGCCCAGATGACCCAGGCCATGGTTCCAAATGTAAAATGCGGTAACAGCATTTGCGGTTCTGCCTTGCAGGGTGGTGGTGCCTATGCTGCAGAATTCTACAAGAACGCCTGGGCTCAGAAAATTCCTGTGAGCTATGGTAAGGATAACGTTCATGGTGTTGCTGATGTTATCAATGCTACGGTTTATCCTCATAACATTGGCCTCGGTGCAACTCGAGATTCCGCTCTTGTTCGCCGTATTGGTAAGGCTGTTGCCGAAGAAATGTGGGCTGCCCACATTGATTACAATTTCGCGCCTGCCTTGAGCGTTCCTCAGGATGAACGTTGGGGACGTACTTACGAAGGCTTTGGAGAAAAGCCGGAACTTGCTATTGACTTGGGCTCCGCATTCCTTCGCGGTATGCAGGGGGACCATTTTGACGCAGAATGGCGCGTGGTGGGAACCATCAAACACTTTATTGGCGATGGCGGAACCGACAAGGGTTGGGACCGTGGGGATGTGAAAGTGAACGACAAGAAGATTCGTGAACTTCATTTGCCGCCCTACGTTGCTGCTGTAGAACAGGGTGCCCAAAGTGTGATGGCCAGCTTCAATACCATCCGCGGTGTCCATCAGCATGTGGACTCCTTGCGCCTCACCGGCTGGCTGAAAACAGAACTTGGCTTTGACGGTTTTGTAATTGCGGACTGGGAAGGCATTCAGCATTCCACAACTCCGGGTAACGCAGGTGACTACTCCGGAAAAAAGACCAACATCTCTAGCGAAGAAGCTGTCCGTCGTGCCATTAACGCAGGTATTGACTTGGCCATGGTGCCTTCTTCTGCAGAAGCTTTCATGGAATCCTTAAAGACCTTGGTTGAAAAGAAAAAGGTTTCCGAAGAACGAGTCAAGGACGCTACCCGCCGCATTCTTCGAGTGAAAATTCGTGCGGGTCGATTTGAAAATTCCATGGGCCCCGCCAAGTATGTGGGTGTCGCAGAAAATATCGGTAGTGCAGCTCATCGATCCCTTGCCCGCGAAGCTGTGCAAAAGAGCTTGGTCCTTTTGAAGAATGAGTCTGTTCTTCCCTTGTCCAAGGCGGCTCCTGTTTTTGTGACTGGATCTCATGCCGATAATACTGGCCTTCAGTGCGGCGCATGGACTCTGGGTTGGCAGGGTACCCGCGGTGAAGTTCCGGGTGCAACTTCCATTCAGGGCGGTATCGATCAAGTTGCCGTTGGCGCTCGTACCGAAAATCTGGACAGTGCTGGTACCGTGATCTTTGTAATCGGTGAAACTCCTTATGCTGAATGGTTCGGCGATTTCCGTGAAAAGGATTTTGACAACAAGTTGTTTACCACGGAACGTTCCCATATGACCCATTTTGAAAACACCAAGGCTTATGAAGAACAGATGAAGGCTTGGAAGGATGCTGGTAAGAAGGTTGTCCTGGTTCTCGTTTCTGGACGTCCGCTGCCCATTACAAATCTGATTAACTTGTCTGACGCCTTTGTGGCCGCCTGGCTTCCGGGCAGTGAAGGCGCAGGTGTTGCCGACGTTCTCTTTGGTAACGTAATGCCTTCTGGTAAGTTGCCCCACACTTGGCCCAAGAATGCTAAGCAGATTCCCATTAATGATGGTGACGGCAAGAAAGGACTTTATCCCTACGGATTTGGCTTGAGCTACTAG
- the metH gene encoding methionine synthase, producing MTLREAFESKMLLLDGGMGSVIQTYGIKGANNDMLSIERRDVILDIQRRYVDAGVDCLTTNTFSSQRVSQHEYHQEHRIAEMNRASVAIAKQAAAEAMEKYGRKVYILGDVGPTSKMLSMSEDVNDPASRSITFDELEDAYLEQIQVLVEEGVDAILIETIFDTLNAKAAASAYMKVKEKTDRPLEVMFSMTVSDASGRTLSGQTVEAFAISVMHVKPLSIGLNCGLGADGMVPYLRRMGKVAPCFISCHPNAGLPNQFGGYDDTPEDMVKKLQPYMDEHLVNMIGGCCGTTPEHIAAMRKMLDALPADYERRKPAPAFATSPLLRLSGLEPLFVNQVRPSNGADNCNAEDFVKVGERCNVAGSKKFLRLINEKNYDEALDIARKQVEDGAQVIDVNMDDGLLDAKQEMRTFLNLLASDPAISRVPIMVDSSRFEVIEEGLKCAQGKCIVNSISLKMGEETFIEHAMTVKRLGAAVIVMLFDEEGQATNYDRRVNIASRAYKLITEKCGFDPSDIIFDPNVLTVATGMAEHNAYAHDFIRACRWIIDNLPGVRISGGLSNLSFAFRGNNYLREAMHSTMLHLATPNGMGMAIMNPAAEVAYKSIPMELRMAITEVLLNTHPEASEELIEIASRMNAAAAKAKETGAKYDPKAIFAVSVGAGSSGSDSADTGAAAVQTTPEQRLQEALLKGTSNTLQPDLMELINRGDSPVNIISGPLMDGMNEVGRRFGAGEMFLPQVVKTARTMKKAVEILQPYIEAGKSEGGAASRGKIVIATVKGDVHDIGKNIVSVIMACNGFEMVDLGVMVTEDVIVKAAIEHKADILSLSGLITPSLEEMCTVAKCMQEAGLRIPIIVGGATTSPTHTAVKIAPCYDGPVFHVRDAASNPGLAAKLLDPATREATIEENRKEQQRIRDEQSGKVAAKAVAMAAAEKTPVERRFACDWSKYSPVQPPFFGESKLPPIALEKVIPLISWEYFFFTWKVKADCDEGQKLRADAEKLLADLNKPEYSLRAVQAFYPAAGTESTVLFNTGRTGTADDIVEVSTARQQNPEGTCLALCDYVAPADAKTDSVYASVVCDKVFRDIVGAFAVTVSDAFVKRLEKLKAEQGGSDYDVLLMQTVADRLAEAGAEYLSQQLAANSNWKGIRPAVGYPVLPNIKEIFNVAKLIDFDSVGISLTENGAMYPQASVSGLYISHPEIEYFNVKVN from the coding sequence ATGACTTTACGCGAAGCTTTTGAAAGTAAGATGTTGCTCCTTGACGGCGGTATGGGTTCCGTGATCCAGACCTATGGTATCAAGGGTGCCAACAATGACATGCTCTCCATTGAACGCAGAGATGTGATTCTGGATATCCAGCGCCGCTATGTGGACGCCGGTGTGGATTGCTTGACAACCAATACCTTCTCCAGCCAGCGCGTGAGCCAGCACGAATACCATCAGGAACACCGCATCGCCGAAATGAACCGCGCCTCCGTGGCCATCGCCAAGCAGGCTGCTGCCGAAGCCATGGAAAAGTATGGCCGCAAGGTGTACATCTTGGGTGATGTGGGCCCCACCAGCAAGATGCTCTCCATGAGTGAGGACGTGAACGATCCTGCCAGCCGTAGCATTACTTTTGATGAATTGGAAGATGCCTACCTGGAACAGATTCAGGTGTTGGTGGAAGAAGGTGTGGACGCCATCCTCATCGAAACGATTTTTGATACGCTGAATGCCAAGGCCGCTGCCAGCGCCTACATGAAGGTGAAGGAAAAGACCGACCGCCCCTTGGAAGTCATGTTCTCCATGACGGTGAGCGACGCCTCTGGCCGTACCCTTTCTGGTCAGACCGTGGAAGCATTCGCCATCAGCGTCATGCATGTGAAGCCGCTGTCCATCGGCCTCAACTGCGGCCTCGGTGCCGACGGTATGGTGCCTTACCTCCGCCGCATGGGTAAGGTGGCTCCTTGCTTTATTAGCTGCCATCCTAACGCAGGTCTCCCGAACCAGTTCGGTGGTTACGATGATACTCCCGAAGACATGGTGAAGAAATTGCAGCCCTACATGGACGAACACCTGGTGAATATGATCGGTGGTTGCTGCGGTACTACTCCGGAACATATCGCTGCCATGCGCAAGATGTTGGACGCTCTGCCGGCGGATTATGAACGCCGTAAGCCCGCTCCCGCTTTCGCCACTTCTCCGCTGCTTCGCCTTTCCGGTTTGGAACCGCTGTTCGTAAACCAGGTCCGCCCTAGCAATGGTGCCGACAACTGCAACGCCGAAGATTTCGTGAAGGTGGGCGAACGCTGCAATGTGGCAGGTTCCAAGAAGTTCCTCCGCCTCATCAACGAAAAGAATTACGATGAAGCTTTGGACATTGCCCGCAAGCAGGTGGAAGACGGTGCCCAGGTCATCGACGTGAACATGGACGACGGTCTCCTGGATGCCAAGCAGGAAATGCGAACTTTCCTCAACTTGTTGGCTTCCGATCCGGCTATTAGCCGCGTGCCCATTATGGTGGATAGCTCCCGCTTCGAGGTTATTGAAGAAGGTTTGAAGTGCGCCCAGGGTAAGTGCATTGTGAACTCCATCTCTTTGAAGATGGGTGAGGAAACTTTCATCGAGCATGCCATGACCGTGAAGCGTTTGGGCGCTGCTGTCATCGTGATGCTCTTTGACGAAGAAGGTCAGGCCACCAATTATGACCGCCGCGTGAATATTGCTTCTCGTGCCTACAAGTTGATTACCGAGAAGTGCGGCTTCGATCCTTCTGATATTATTTTCGACCCCAACGTTTTGACGGTGGCTACCGGCATGGCGGAACACAACGCCTACGCCCATGACTTTATCCGTGCCTGCCGCTGGATTATCGATAACCTGCCGGGTGTTCGCATTTCTGGCGGTCTTTCTAACTTGAGCTTTGCATTCCGCGGAAACAACTACCTCCGCGAAGCTATGCACTCTACCATGTTGCATTTGGCAACTCCCAACGGCATGGGCATGGCCATCATGAATCCTGCTGCGGAAGTGGCTTACAAGAGCATTCCTATGGAACTGCGCATGGCCATTACCGAAGTGTTGCTGAACACTCATCCGGAAGCCAGCGAAGAACTGATTGAAATCGCCAGCCGCATGAACGCTGCTGCTGCCAAGGCTAAGGAAACTGGCGCTAAGTATGATCCCAAGGCAATTTTTGCTGTAAGCGTTGGCGCAGGCTCTAGTGGTTCCGATAGTGCAGACACAGGTGCCGCTGCTGTTCAGACCACTCCGGAACAGCGTTTGCAGGAAGCTCTTTTGAAGGGAACTTCCAATACCCTCCAGCCGGATTTGATGGAATTGATTAACCGTGGCGATAGTCCGGTGAATATTATTTCTGGCCCGCTGATGGATGGCATGAATGAAGTGGGCCGCCGCTTTGGTGCTGGTGAAATGTTCCTCCCGCAGGTGGTGAAGACTGCTCGTACCATGAAGAAGGCTGTGGAAATTTTGCAGCCCTACATTGAAGCCGGTAAGTCCGAAGGTGGTGCAGCATCCCGCGGTAAGATTGTGATTGCCACCGTTAAGGGTGACGTTCACGATATCGGTAAGAATATCGTTTCCGTGATCATGGCTTGTAACGGCTTTGAAATGGTGGACCTTGGCGTGATGGTTACTGAAGATGTAATCGTGAAGGCCGCCATCGAACATAAGGCCGACATTTTGAGCCTCTCTGGCCTCATTACTCCGTCTCTGGAAGAAATGTGTACTGTGGCCAAGTGCATGCAGGAAGCTGGTCTTCGCATTCCTATTATCGTGGGCGGCGCAACCACTTCTCCCACCCACACTGCAGTGAAGATTGCTCCTTGCTATGATGGCCCTGTGTTTCATGTCCGTGATGCCGCCAGCAACCCGGGCCTTGCCGCAAAGCTTTTGGATCCCGCTACCCGCGAAGCCACCATCGAAGAAAACCGCAAGGAACAGCAGAGAATTCGCGACGAACAATCTGGCAAGGTTGCCGCAAAGGCGGTCGCCATGGCCGCCGCAGAAAAGACCCCTGTGGAACGCCGCTTTGCTTGCGACTGGTCCAAGTATAGTCCGGTGCAGCCGCCCTTCTTCGGCGAAAGCAAGCTGCCGCCCATTGCTTTGGAAAAAGTTATCCCGCTCATCAGCTGGGAATACTTCTTCTTCACTTGGAAGGTGAAGGCTGATTGCGACGAAGGCCAGAAACTCCGCGCCGACGCTGAAAAGTTGCTTGCCGATCTCAACAAGCCGGAATACAGCCTCCGCGCCGTACAGGCTTTCTATCCTGCTGCAGGTACCGAGTCCACGGTCCTTTTCAACACGGGCCGCACCGGCACCGCTGACGACATCGTGGAAGTCTCCACCGCCCGTCAGCAGAATCCGGAAGGTACTTGCCTTGCCCTCTGTGACTATGTGGCTCCCGCCGATGCAAAGACTGATAGCGTTTACGCTTCTGTGGTTTGCGACAAGGTCTTCCGCGACATCGTGGGTGCCTTCGCCGTTACCGTCAGCGACGCCTTCGTGAAGCGCCTTGAAAAGTTGAAGGCTGAACAGGGTGGCAGCGACTACGATGTTCTCTTGATGCAGACTGTGGCAGACCGCCTTGCAGAAGCAGGTGCGGAATATCTGAGCCAGCAGCTGGCTGCCAACAGCAACTGGAAGGGTATCCGTCCGGCTGTGGGCTATCCGGTGCTTCCCAACATCAAGGAAATCTTCAACGTGGCAAAGCTCATCGATTTCGACAGCGTAGGCATCAGCCTCACTGAAAACGGCGCTATGTACCCGCAGGCATCTGTCAGCGGCCTCTACATCAGCCACCCGGAAATCGAATACTTCAATGTGAAGGTAAACTAG
- a CDS encoding carbohydrate-binding protein yields MKKLFLSMAAAACFAGVANAAPDPNFHIYLAYGQSNMGGTAEAQNADKVENPRFKIFASQKCSGKGRNTLGEVYPAVPSLFNCGNTISVADWFGRTMADSMPDVTIGIVPVAVGGASIKLFDKDQYSSYLSTAESWLVNYAKEYEPSGNVPKAIIDIAKKAQEVGVIKGIIFHQGETDGGYPDWPKIVKKTRDDFLSALGMSSDSVPFVAGELLREGCCYSKRVSELPNSMDNTYFASSEGLGGNGVDRYHFSHDAYVTLGKRYAEQMLKAINRAPVEPVPQKPFKGKAFAVPGKIEAEDFDIPGVGKGNDSYYDKDSQNHGDSDYRKDTGVDLYKKASGVVVGYNQADEWLEYTVNVAKSGEYNLFAAVVSDNGTASFKLSVDGEDITEKITVPRQEGGFEDFGDFDKVESTVKLTEGEHILRLTVTGDWFDIDYLQISEPGPEACPTGEDDCPDWCPDGSWSTNCEDAILSKVVGVAHGKQSYNVFDMNGKFMKRIDVVGDNFEAGMKSVGFRQGTYVLQAVGAVSRAYKVTVK; encoded by the coding sequence ATGAAAAAGCTTTTTCTTTCGATGGCCGCTGCGGCCTGTTTCGCAGGCGTTGCAAATGCTGCGCCGGATCCTAATTTCCACATTTATCTTGCCTATGGTCAGTCCAATATGGGTGGCACTGCCGAAGCTCAGAACGCCGACAAAGTGGAAAATCCCCGTTTCAAGATTTTTGCTTCTCAGAAGTGCAGCGGCAAGGGCCGTAACACCTTGGGCGAAGTTTATCCTGCAGTGCCTTCGTTGTTCAACTGTGGCAACACTATTTCTGTAGCGGACTGGTTTGGTCGCACCATGGCGGACAGCATGCCCGATGTGACCATCGGTATTGTGCCTGTGGCTGTAGGTGGTGCAAGTATTAAGTTGTTCGACAAGGATCAGTATTCCAGTTATCTTTCTACAGCCGAAAGCTGGCTAGTGAACTACGCCAAGGAATATGAACCCAGCGGAAACGTTCCCAAGGCTATTATTGATATTGCCAAGAAGGCCCAGGAAGTTGGCGTTATCAAGGGCATTATTTTCCACCAGGGCGAAACCGATGGCGGTTATCCTGACTGGCCGAAAATTGTGAAGAAGACCCGCGATGATTTTCTTTCTGCCTTGGGCATGAGTTCCGACTCCGTTCCTTTCGTGGCTGGGGAATTGCTCCGTGAAGGTTGCTGTTATTCTAAGCGAGTTTCCGAGTTGCCCAATTCCATGGACAACACCTATTTTGCATCCTCAGAAGGTTTGGGAGGCAATGGGGTAGACCGTTACCACTTTAGCCACGACGCCTATGTGACTTTGGGTAAGCGTTATGCGGAACAGATGTTGAAGGCTATTAACCGAGCCCCTGTGGAACCGGTTCCTCAGAAACCATTCAAGGGTAAAGCTTTTGCTGTTCCCGGCAAGATTGAGGCTGAAGATTTCGATATTCCTGGCGTGGGCAAGGGAAATGATTCCTACTATGATAAGGATTCTCAGAACCATGGCGATAGCGATTACCGCAAGGATACTGGGGTTGATCTTTACAAGAAGGCCTCTGGTGTTGTCGTTGGCTACAATCAAGCTGATGAATGGTTGGAATACACAGTGAATGTTGCTAAGAGTGGTGAATACAATCTGTTTGCCGCTGTAGTTTCAGATAATGGAACTGCAAGTTTTAAATTGTCCGTAGATGGTGAAGACATTACTGAAAAAATCACGGTCCCTCGACAAGAAGGAGGCTTTGAAGATTTTGGTGACTTTGATAAAGTTGAGTCTACCGTAAAATTGACCGAAGGGGAACATATCCTGCGCCTTACCGTAACTGGTGACTGGTTTGATATTGATTACTTGCAAATTTCAGAACCAGGGCCAGAAGCATGCCCAACAGGTGAGGACGATTGCCCCGATTGGTGTCCGGATGGTTCTTGGAGTACCAATTGTGAGGATGCCATTCTTTCCAAGGTTGTGGGCGTTGCCCATGGAAAACAATCCTACAATGTGTTTGACATGAACGGAAAGTTTATGAAGCGCATCGATGTGGTTGGTGACAACTTTGAAGCCGGTATGAAATCTGTGGGCTTCCGCCAGGGAACTTATGTATTGCAGGCTGTAGGTGCCGTAAGTCGTGCCTATAAAGTGACTGTGAAGTAA
- a CDS encoding amino acid ABC transporter ATP-binding protein — protein sequence MIEVKNLCKSYGDKQILKNINVEFHKGDVVAIIGPSGCGKSTFLRQLNLLEKPTSGDILLDGKSILDKKVSKPSIRARVGMVFQQFNLFKNMTALENIMFAPVKLGMMTKAEGEKRAKELLERVGLADRADHYPAQLSGGQQQRVAIARATAMNPEAILFDEPTSALDPEMVGEVLKIMKDLAQSGMTMLVVTHEMGFAREVANRVLFFADGVIKEQGTPEEIFEHPKDDRLKDFLAAIKK from the coding sequence ATGATTGAAGTGAAGAACCTCTGCAAGTCCTATGGCGACAAGCAGATTTTGAAGAACATCAATGTGGAATTCCACAAGGGTGACGTGGTGGCTATTATCGGACCTTCCGGTTGCGGTAAGTCTACTTTCTTGCGCCAGTTGAATTTGCTGGAAAAGCCCACCAGCGGCGATATTCTGCTGGACGGCAAGAGCATTCTTGACAAGAAGGTTTCTAAGCCTTCTATTCGAGCCCGCGTTGGCATGGTGTTCCAGCAGTTTAACTTGTTCAAGAACATGACTGCCTTGGAAAATATCATGTTCGCTCCTGTGAAACTGGGCATGATGACTAAGGCTGAAGGTGAAAAGCGAGCCAAGGAACTTTTGGAACGTGTGGGCTTGGCTGATCGTGCGGACCATTACCCGGCGCAGCTTTCTGGTGGTCAGCAACAGCGTGTGGCCATCGCCCGCGCTACCGCCATGAATCCCGAAGCCATCTTGTTTGATGAACCTACCAGCGCCTTGGATCCTGAAATGGTGGGCGAAGTCCTGAAGATTATGAAGGACCTTGCACAGTCTGGCATGACCATGCTGGTGGTGACCCACGAAATGGGCTTTGCCCGTGAAGTGGCTAACCGCGTGTTGTTCTTTGCCGATGGCGTCATTAAGGAACAGGGAACTCCTGAGGAAATCTTTGAGCATCCCAAGGATGACCGCCTGAAGGATTTCTTGGCGGCCATCAAGAAGTAA